The following proteins come from a genomic window of Streptomyces liliiviolaceus:
- a CDS encoding helix-turn-helix transcriptional regulator, translating to MVSVGGEGTVTVGRTVFATRDNGVARQFLDAAYGSSFHLSGMADGQRLEHRRVDAGLFTVDRLVLPGTLSFTCEPVDRLIVIDVRAGGLEMSCAHASQQAAAGGMVLNPAGMAYAARTVDGIQSTVSVDPAVLRDVTGVPREEPYAPLRYPTGAVKPAAAQQWRSGADFAIALFADEATRPALLVSNVARLLAATALTVFPLQPAPASRPADGVDATPDTVRRAVAFIDSNAEKDISLADIAAAAYVTPRAVQYAFRRHLGTTPMAYLRRTRLDGAHQDLLSADPNATTVAAIAARWGFWHPGRFAVLYRTTYGRIPSHTLHS from the coding sequence GTGGTCTCTGTGGGTGGCGAGGGCACGGTCACGGTGGGGCGGACGGTTTTCGCGACACGGGACAACGGCGTCGCCAGGCAGTTCCTGGATGCGGCGTACGGTTCCAGTTTCCACTTGTCGGGAATGGCGGACGGGCAACGGCTGGAGCACCGGCGGGTCGATGCCGGCCTGTTCACCGTGGACCGGCTCGTCCTGCCCGGAACGCTGTCGTTCACATGCGAGCCGGTGGACCGGTTGATCGTCATCGACGTGCGGGCCGGAGGGCTGGAGATGAGCTGCGCGCACGCCTCACAACAGGCCGCCGCCGGAGGCATGGTGCTCAACCCGGCCGGCATGGCCTACGCAGCCCGGACCGTCGACGGCATCCAGTCCACCGTGTCGGTGGACCCGGCCGTGCTCAGGGACGTGACCGGCGTGCCGCGGGAGGAGCCGTACGCACCCCTGCGGTACCCGACCGGAGCGGTCAAACCGGCCGCGGCGCAGCAGTGGCGCTCCGGCGCCGACTTCGCCATTGCCCTGTTCGCCGACGAAGCCACCCGGCCGGCCCTGCTCGTCTCAAACGTGGCCCGGCTGCTGGCCGCGACCGCCTTGACCGTTTTTCCTCTGCAACCGGCCCCCGCGTCCCGGCCGGCCGACGGCGTCGATGCCACTCCCGACACGGTGCGCCGCGCGGTGGCGTTCATCGACTCCAACGCTGAGAAGGACATCAGCCTGGCGGACATCGCGGCAGCCGCGTACGTAACGCCGCGGGCAGTGCAGTACGCCTTCCGCCGCCACCTCGGCACCACTCCCATGGCCTACCTGCGCCGCACGCGTCTGGACGGCGCCCACCAGGACCTGCTGTCCGCCGACCCCAACGCCACGACCGTCGCGGCGATCGCCGCCCGGTGGGGTTTTTGGCATCCCGGGCGCTTCGCGGTCCTCTACCGCACCACCTACGGCCGCATCCCCAGTCACACCCTCCACAGCTAG
- a CDS encoding SpoIIE family protein phosphatase, whose protein sequence is MSVLAWLTVALGVLGLSGWVLPAQVLRDAWPGPDGWIKANTSLALTLLGIGLTRLVGRSSGPLHISLSRAAAVSGALIGIASLLEYVSGGCFGIDQLLFRDDTTDDLPQVASPPGRMAPNTAVALILAGAAQFMLSLPRQAVVACGQVLGLFVLMLGMLRWYGLAYRVPELGRIGAYVGMALHTATALVLLGAGLFLARPRQGLAALLCNTGTTGMLGRRMTATILLLPPLMGWLRLTGQDHGWYGTRLGVALLVSAHVCVFLTVSFLSLRAARRVEVAHTRAQHRLTQSRWLQAFMDHVPAVVFIKDLEGRYTAVNAEFARSTGRPREEIVGRLAQDVLPPLFAQAARAADAEMLARGLALHKMDHLTLDERSVIYSTTLFPLPGPNGRPHAVCGISVDETAKTAARQQAERAHQRFRDLLESAPDAVLITDAEGTVVMANAQAEQLFGTPRGHLLGSPVEHLAPASHRLRLSALRRSYRQLGNGRPVTFDNDVWARHADGRVFPAEVSIGTLDGEAGHLTSLSVRDISRRKHLETELGERYREQQRIAYTLQNSLMGDPPRLAHLPTARRYLPSAQDAGVGGDWFDIIPLEKGRTGIVIGDVMGRGIDAAAVMGQLRAATHALAKADMDPEWLMNHLDAFVCELRDQLVTCCYLVLDPRQQQLTLCSAGHLPVLAAEPGRRPRPLDAPISVPLGVGGVPHRQITHPLALGATLMLYTDGLVEEPTADLDTRITLLADTLHTALTEADHTLGALEQTADLALHTLIPHPEEHDDDVTLLALRLPEARTTSLRLAPEPRSAPHARRFTTRTLHDWQLPPHLTDTAELVVTELVTNAIRHSDGAALFLTLHLTSTSLTVELADHSQALPLARQAGPTDENGRGLGLIDALSTNWGTRIHSQGKSVWSTMDTSPLITSA, encoded by the coding sequence GTGAGCGTTCTGGCCTGGCTCACCGTCGCTCTGGGCGTGCTGGGGCTTTCGGGATGGGTACTGCCCGCCCAGGTGCTGCGAGACGCCTGGCCCGGGCCGGACGGATGGATCAAGGCCAACACCTCGCTGGCCCTCACCCTGCTCGGCATCGGACTGACCCGCCTCGTGGGCCGCTCGTCCGGTCCGCTGCACATCAGCCTGTCGAGGGCCGCGGCTGTGTCCGGCGCCCTGATCGGGATCGCGAGTCTGTTGGAATACGTCAGCGGCGGCTGCTTCGGCATCGACCAGCTGCTCTTTCGTGACGACACCACGGACGACCTGCCCCAGGTCGCCTCCCCGCCAGGGCGGATGGCCCCGAACACGGCAGTAGCCCTCATTCTGGCCGGAGCGGCGCAGTTCATGCTGAGCCTGCCCCGGCAGGCGGTGGTCGCCTGCGGGCAGGTGCTGGGCCTGTTCGTGCTGATGCTGGGCATGCTGCGCTGGTACGGGCTGGCTTACCGGGTGCCGGAACTGGGCCGGATCGGTGCCTATGTCGGCATGGCGCTGCACACCGCGACCGCGCTGGTGCTGCTGGGCGCGGGCCTCTTCCTGGCCCGCCCCCGACAGGGCCTGGCAGCTCTGCTGTGCAACACCGGGACGACCGGAATGCTCGGCCGCCGTATGACGGCGACGATCCTCCTGCTGCCGCCGCTGATGGGATGGCTGCGTCTGACGGGGCAAGACCACGGCTGGTACGGCACCCGCCTGGGCGTCGCTCTTCTGGTCTCCGCGCACGTGTGCGTCTTCCTGACAGTGAGTTTCCTGTCACTGCGCGCTGCACGCCGGGTGGAGGTGGCACATACACGTGCGCAGCATCGGCTCACTCAATCCCGCTGGCTGCAGGCGTTCATGGACCACGTGCCGGCCGTGGTCTTCATCAAGGATCTCGAAGGCCGCTACACGGCCGTGAACGCCGAGTTCGCACGGTCGACGGGGCGCCCGCGGGAAGAGATCGTGGGCCGGCTGGCACAGGATGTCCTGCCACCGCTCTTCGCCCAGGCCGCCCGGGCCGCGGACGCGGAGATGCTCGCCCGGGGATTGGCGCTCCACAAGATGGATCACCTCACCCTGGACGAACGGTCCGTCATCTACTCCACCACCCTCTTCCCCTTGCCCGGCCCAAACGGGCGGCCGCACGCCGTGTGCGGGATCTCCGTCGACGAAACGGCGAAGACTGCGGCGCGACAGCAGGCCGAGCGTGCCCACCAGCGCTTCCGCGACCTGCTGGAATCCGCACCCGACGCCGTCCTGATCACCGATGCCGAAGGCACCGTCGTCATGGCCAACGCCCAGGCCGAACAGCTTTTCGGCACACCGCGCGGCCATCTCCTCGGCAGCCCCGTCGAACACCTGGCACCCGCCTCCCACCGTCTGCGACTGTCCGCGCTGCGGCGCTCCTACCGCCAGCTGGGCAACGGCCGTCCGGTGACCTTCGACAACGACGTGTGGGCCCGGCACGCGGACGGCCGCGTCTTCCCCGCCGAGGTGAGCATCGGCACCCTCGACGGTGAGGCCGGACACCTGACCAGTCTGTCGGTCCGGGACATCAGCCGGCGCAAACACCTGGAAACCGAACTCGGGGAGCGCTACCGCGAGCAGCAGCGCATCGCCTACACCCTGCAGAACAGCCTCATGGGCGACCCGCCCCGGCTCGCCCACCTGCCCACCGCACGCCGCTACCTGCCCTCCGCGCAGGACGCTGGCGTCGGCGGCGACTGGTTCGACATCATCCCCCTGGAGAAGGGACGCACCGGCATCGTCATCGGCGACGTCATGGGCCGGGGTATCGACGCTGCGGCCGTCATGGGCCAGCTCCGCGCAGCCACCCACGCCCTGGCCAAGGCCGACATGGACCCCGAGTGGCTGATGAACCACCTCGACGCCTTCGTCTGCGAACTACGCGACCAGCTCGTCACCTGCTGCTACCTCGTCCTCGACCCCCGCCAGCAACAGCTCACCCTGTGCAGCGCCGGCCATCTGCCCGTGCTCGCCGCCGAGCCCGGCCGGCGCCCGCGCCCACTGGATGCCCCCATCAGCGTCCCGCTCGGCGTGGGCGGCGTACCCCACCGCCAGATCACCCACCCCCTGGCCCTGGGCGCCACCCTCATGCTCTACACCGACGGACTCGTCGAGGAACCGACCGCCGACCTCGACACCCGTATCACCCTGCTCGCCGACACCCTCCACACCGCCCTCACCGAAGCGGATCACACCCTGGGTGCCCTGGAACAGACCGCGGATCTCGCCCTGCACACCCTCATCCCTCACCCCGAGGAACACGACGACGACGTCACCCTGCTCGCCCTGCGGCTGCCCGAAGCCCGCACCACCAGCCTGCGCCTGGCCCCCGAACCGCGCTCGGCACCCCATGCCCGCCGCTTCACCACCCGCACGCTCCACGACTGGCAGCTCCCCCCGCACCTCACCGACACCGCCGAACTCGTCGTCACTGAGCTCGTCACCAACGCGATCCGGCACAGCGACGGCGCCGCCCTCTTCCTGACCCTCCACCTCACCAGCACCTCCCTCACCGTTGAACTCGCCGACCACAGCCAGGCCCTGCCCCTGGCCCGCCAGGCCGGCCCCACCGACGAGAACGGCCGCGGACTTGGGCTAATCGACGCCCTCTCCACCAACTGGGGCACCCGAATCCATAGCCAGGGAAAATCAGTCTGGAGCACGATGGACACATCACCCCTCATCACGAGCGCCTGA
- a CDS encoding DUF4259 domain-containing protein yields the protein MGTWGTGPLQNNFAAEFVDEVEELSGPELIDVLERTFQRVTDSGARVDGKHGAEAVAAGALVANTLPDSPIGINPDEGPSQPLPKLPASLCVSARLALDRVLQDGSEMATCWVDSTDADRWRMHVRQIIEVLETHTDH from the coding sequence ATGGGAACGTGGGGAACCGGCCCGCTTCAGAACAACTTCGCCGCAGAGTTCGTCGATGAAGTGGAGGAACTCAGCGGACCCGAGCTTATTGACGTGCTGGAGCGGACATTCCAGCGAGTCACCGATTCGGGAGCACGCGTCGATGGCAAACACGGGGCCGAAGCCGTGGCCGCTGGCGCTCTCGTCGCCAACACCCTTCCGGACAGCCCCATCGGGATCAACCCCGATGAAGGACCCAGTCAACCGCTGCCCAAACTGCCGGCCTCTCTCTGCGTGTCGGCAAGACTCGCACTGGATCGGGTTCTCCAGGACGGATCAGAAATGGCAACCTGCTGGGTGGACAGCACCGACGCGGACCGCTGGCGCATGCACGTGCGACAGATCATCGAAGTGCTCGAAACACACACTGATCACTGA
- a CDS encoding helix-turn-helix transcriptional regulator: protein MEQLTVERSRFVSRTTQESWEFLGRAYGTGIRAHGEVSTLPLSYDRLAAGPLSWDGAVIPGDWSADVEPLEGLLVAMPTAGRWQVQLGGHDVRLAGTGVVLITPGMPYQARATHTAMDALSVSPDLFDTFLRDVHAPPRRTAFTGLTPTRHSDTHLWAMTAAYIHTTLTSADLSDLIVGQLARLAAACALHVFPNEILTDPLPADGSDATSDTLRRAKAFIEDNAHLDIGLAEIAASIPVTPRAVQYAFQRHADTTPLTYLRRVRLDGAHTDLRAADPTTGTVTAIAARWGFAHPSRFATAYRSAYGVNPAVTLNS, encoded by the coding sequence ATGGAGCAACTCACGGTGGAGCGGTCACGGTTCGTGTCGCGTACCACGCAGGAGAGCTGGGAGTTCCTCGGGCGGGCCTACGGGACGGGTATACGGGCGCACGGCGAGGTCTCCACATTGCCGCTGAGCTACGACCGGCTCGCGGCCGGCCCTCTGTCGTGGGACGGTGCGGTAATACCAGGTGACTGGTCGGCCGACGTCGAACCGTTGGAGGGCCTGCTCGTGGCGATGCCCACCGCGGGCCGGTGGCAGGTGCAACTCGGCGGCCACGACGTCCGCCTGGCCGGAACCGGCGTGGTTCTGATCACCCCGGGCATGCCCTACCAGGCCCGGGCAACCCATACGGCCATGGACGCCCTGTCGGTGAGCCCAGACCTGTTCGACACGTTCCTGCGCGATGTGCACGCCCCGCCACGGCGGACCGCATTCACCGGCCTGACCCCGACACGGCACAGCGACACCCACCTGTGGGCCATGACGGCCGCCTACATCCACACCACTCTGACCAGCGCCGACCTCAGCGACCTGATCGTCGGCCAGCTGGCCCGTCTGGCCGCGGCCTGCGCCCTGCACGTCTTCCCCAACGAGATCCTTACCGACCCGCTCCCCGCGGACGGCAGCGACGCCACCAGCGACACCCTGCGCCGCGCCAAGGCGTTCATCGAGGACAACGCCCACCTCGACATCGGCCTCGCGGAGATCGCCGCCTCCATCCCCGTCACCCCGCGAGCCGTCCAGTACGCCTTTCAGCGGCATGCGGACACGACACCGCTCACCTACCTGCGTCGGGTCCGCCTGGACGGCGCCCACACCGACCTGCGCGCCGCCGACCCCACGACGGGGACGGTCACGGCCATCGCGGCGCGGTGGGGATTCGCCCATCCGAGCCGGTTCGCCACCGCCTACCGAAGCGCCTACGGCGTCAATCCGGCCGTCACCCTCAACAGCTGA
- a CDS encoding helix-turn-helix domain-containing protein has protein sequence MLDFTDPEASYDFLRHTYADLRVCSSRHEGDYRMSVSSWACSEFSMDDIRHSTHLLVQTGPFPRETFLYLRAGRVRATADGGEYRWLPGDWGVYPSRTPIGFDTHPIDDRVVSLPAGALARVAATLGDDDGVRFTGWAPVSADKCRLWDTTVAYVHSQLAAQDSPLCEPLIRENMLDTLATVALTVFPNTTMAHVYTPGPGHTGARALRQALAFIEDNAQRPITISDIATAAGTTARAVQYDFARHLDTTPTLHLRRIRLERAHQELSATDPTTGTTVKQVAARWGFASPGTFAALYRSVYGTTPSHTLRS, from the coding sequence GTGCTCGACTTCACGGACCCGGAGGCCTCATACGATTTTCTCCGCCACACCTATGCCGACCTGCGTGTTTGTTCCAGCCGTCATGAAGGTGACTACCGGATGTCGGTCAGCAGCTGGGCCTGCAGCGAGTTCAGCATGGACGACATCCGGCACTCCACCCACCTGCTGGTGCAGACCGGCCCCTTCCCGCGGGAGACGTTCCTGTACCTGCGTGCCGGCCGGGTACGGGCGACAGCGGACGGCGGGGAGTACCGGTGGCTGCCCGGCGACTGGGGCGTCTATCCCTCCCGCACCCCTATCGGCTTCGACACCCACCCCATCGACGACAGGGTGGTCTCCCTGCCCGCGGGTGCCCTGGCCCGGGTCGCGGCCACCCTGGGCGACGACGACGGCGTCCGTTTCACCGGCTGGGCTCCGGTCTCCGCCGACAAGTGCCGCCTGTGGGACACCACCGTCGCCTACGTCCACTCCCAGCTCGCCGCCCAGGACAGCCCGCTCTGCGAGCCCCTCATCCGCGAGAACATGCTGGACACACTCGCCACGGTCGCGCTCACCGTCTTCCCCAACACCACCATGGCCCACGTCTACACGCCCGGCCCCGGCCACACCGGCGCCCGCGCACTACGCCAGGCCCTCGCCTTCATCGAGGACAACGCGCAGCGGCCGATCACCATCAGCGACATCGCCACCGCGGCCGGCACCACCGCCCGCGCCGTGCAGTACGACTTCGCCCGGCACCTGGACACCACCCCCACCCTCCACCTGCGGCGCATCCGGCTGGAACGCGCCCACCAGGAACTCTCAGCCACCGACCCCACCACCGGGACAACCGTCAAACAGGTCGCGGCGCGCTGGGGCTTCGCCAGCCCCGGCACCTTCGCGGCCCTCTACCGCAGCGTCTACGGCACCACCCCCAGCCACACCCTCCGCAGCTGA